TTCTTGCCCGCTGCGGACAGGCGGAAATGACCTATCCCGGCGGCTGTGAGTTGGGAGCCCGGCCCATTGATCTGCACCTTGCGGCGCTGCGGAGCATGGGGGCGGCCATTCAGGAGACCGGCGGACGGCTGGCCTGCCGCCGGGAGCGCCTTACCGGCACGGAGATCGTGCTGAGTCTCCCCAGCGTGGGAGCCACGGAGAACGCCATGCTGGCGGCCTGCGGTGCAGAGGGAACTACCGTCATCGCCAACGCCGCCCGTGAGCCGGAGATCGTGGATTTGCAGACCTTTTTGCAGAAAATGGGCGCCCATGTGCAGGGGGCGGGCAGCTCCACCGTGGTGGTGGAGGGCGGCGCACCCCTCCATGGCTGCGTACATACGGTGGTGGCGGACCGCATTGTGGCCGCTACCTATCTGGCGGCCGCCGCCGGCACCGGCGGCGATATCCGGCTGGAGGGCGTGGACTACCGTCACCTCTCCGCCGTTGCCACGATGCTGCGTCAGGCGGGATGCCGCCTCACCTGCGGCGAGACCTCCATCCGCCTGCAGGCTCCCCGGCGGCTGCAAAGCGCAGGCCCCATCCGCACGGCTCCGTATCCCGGCTTTCCCACGGACGCACAGGCGGTGCTGATGGCGTCGCTGCTGCGATCGGAGGGAGCCACCGTCTTTGTGGAGAACATCTTCGACAGCCGCTACCGCCATGTGCCGGAGATGGTGCGGATGGGAGCGGATATCCGACTGGAGGGTCGGGTGGCCGTGGTATGCGGCGTAGACCGGCTCCACGGAGCCGCTGTCCGGGCCAAGGAGCTGCGGGGCGGCGCATCGCTGGTGCTGGCGGCCCTTCAGGCGGAGGGCGAGACCGCTGTCACCGGCGTGGAGCACATTCAACGAGGATATGAAGACCTGACGGGGGAGCTGGCGCAGCTGGGTGCCGACATCCGTCAGGAGGAACGATAAAAGGAGAGCACTTATGGCCAGACGCAGCAGAAGAAACAGACGGCGCAGGCGGGGAAGGTTTGCCTTCCTCTATCGGTTGCTGTGCTTCGTGCTGATCTGTGCCGCCATCGTGGGAGCGTTGGTGCTGTTTTTCAAGGTGGATACCATCTCTGTCAGCGGCAATGACCGCTACTCCCGTGAGACGATTTTGGCCGCCAGCGGCGTCTCGGAGGGGGATAATCTCTTTCTGCTGAATAAGTACGATGCGGCGGCCAGGATCACCGAGGCTCTGCCCTATGTAGAGTCGGTGCGGCTGAGCCGCAAGCTGCCGGGGACCCTGTGTATCGACATCGTGGAGTGCAGCGACCCGGCGGGCATTCAACAGGACGGCCATTGCTGGCTTATCAGCCCGGAGGGCAAGCTGGTGGATTCCCCCGCTGAGGCCCCAAACGGCTGCCCTATGGTCGTGGGCCTGTCCCTGACAGACCCGCAGGTGGGGAGCCTTGCGGCGGTGCCGGAGGAGCAGTCCGGGGATCTTGCCCGGCTGCTGGAGCTGCTGCGCCAGCTGCGCTCCAAGGGCATGACCGCCCAGATCGGAGAGATCCGCTTCGAGGAGAGCGGCATCGTCCTGCGGTATCAGGACCGGCTGGACGTGTATCTGGACCGGGAGGATGATTTCGCCTACCGCCTGAGATATCTGGCGGCGGTGCTGGAGAAGCTGGAGGAAAACGAGACCGGCACCATCCGCTGGGATGCCGAGGGCAGCGCCCGGTTTATTCCCGGATAAGGGATTTTTTCGGGAAATCCCGTCGGAACACTTGACGGGACAGGTAAACCGTAATACAATAAACAAAATACTGTATCTTGGGTATACGGACAGAAAACGTGTCTTTGACATACAAATTACGGCAGGAGGAAGCGTCATGGCTTTTGGGTTTGAAACAGGACCGGAGAACGTGGTAAGTATCAAGGTGGTGGGCGTCGGCGGCGGCGGCAATAATGTGGTCAACCGCATGGTGCGCTCCGGCGTAAAAGGCGTGGATTTCATCGCCGTCAATACGGATAAGCAGGCGCTGAATACCTCCAGCGCCGGATATAAGCTCCAGATCGGTGAGAAGCTCACCCACGGACAGGGCGCAGGCGCCAATCCGGAGGTGGGTCAGAAGGCCGCCGAGGAGAGCCGCACCCAACTGTCCAAGGCGCTGGAGGACACCGACATGGTGTTCATCACCGCCGGTATGGGCGGCGGCACCGGCACCGGCGCAGCCCCCGTGGTGGCGGAGATCGCACGGGAGCAGGGCGTCCTGACGGTGGGCGTGGTCACCAAGCCCTTCGGCTTCGAGGGCCAGAAGCGGATGCGTGCGGCGGAGGCTGGCATTGAGCAGCTTCGCGGCAAGGTGGACTCTCTGGTCATCATCCCCAACGAGCGGCTGAAGTACGCCACCGATCAGAAGATCACCTTCCGCAACGCCTTTGAAATTGCCGACGACGTGCTGCGCCAGGCGGTGCAGAGCATCTCCGACCTGATCCGGGACACCGGATTTATCAATCTGGACTTTGCCGACGTCACCGCCGTCATGAAGGATGCCGGCCTTGCCCATATGGGCGTGGGCCGTGCCGCCGGCAAGGGCAAGGCCGAGGAGGCCGCCCGCATGGCCATCTCCAGCCCCCTGCTGGAGACCTCCATCAACGGCGCCAAGGGCGTCCTCATCAACGTCACCGGCTCCATGGACATCGGTCTGGAGGAGGTGGAGCAGGCCGCCACGCTGGTGCAGCAGGCGGTGCATCCCGATGCCCTGACCATCTTCGGCGCCACCTTCGACGAGGAGCTGGACGACGAGATCCGTGTCACCGTCATCGCCACCGGCTTCGAGAGCAATGACCAGCAGGAGGCCCCTGCTGCCCCCGCCGCTGCCGATACGCAGCAGCCTACGCAGGATGATGCCGCTGCCCCCGCCGCCGCCCCCCAGCCTCTGGACGAGGCCGAGGGCGAGAAGGCAGAGGAGAGCGATGTGGACCGTTCCTTCGACGAGATTTTGAAGATCTTCAGCCGTGGCGATAAGTTCTGATGTTAAAAAGGACCGCAGAAAGCTCTGCGGTCCTTTTTATGCTTTCTCATGGAGAGAACTCCCACAAGCTGATTGCTTCGGATTTTGGCAAGGCAACGAATTCTTAATTGACATATTGCATATATTATACAAAGTAATTGCACTATATTGACAAATGATGAGGGGCTTGATATATTGAAATTGTCAGTAGCCATCCATCCGTGGAATGGAAAGGAGATGACGATTTGTCTGAGATTTCTAAAAAGGATCGTTTTACGGTGCCGGCGGTCATCTGCCTGATTTGCAATGTGCTGCTGTTCATCCATCTCTGCGGTGCAGGGGCTTACGCTGGCGGCAATCTTCATTATGAGGCGGCCAACACGCAGATGGAACGGAATGAGGAATTTTTCCATCAGTTTTTCCTGTCGAATCATCTGATGGGGATTGCCGAAACCCTTGCCATGGTGGCTGCACTCATTGCCTTGCTGATGGTCATCCATGTTTGGTGGAAAAGTGCCGTGGAGCGCCGGACAAAGCTGCGGGATCTTTGCATTTTTAACGGTATCATCCTTCTGATTTCCGTCTATGAACTGGTGGCTCACGGCGGACTCACCGCCTACCGGGATGAAATGCCGCTGCACTATTTCGGTGGGCCTCCGGCCACGACCCTGCTGATTTGGCTGCCGTGTCTGGTACTGACTCTCATCCCCATGATCGTTTACTTCCGCACGAAGCGAATCACCCCGGCGGATTAAGAAATAAAAACCAGCCCCATCGTATCCATACGATGGGGCTGGTTTTTGCAGAGTGCAGCAAGCAATTTTCGTTATGTCGGAGCGCCGCCGCTCATCAGCCCCAACTGGTAAAAGGCCACGGCGCTGGCGGCGGCCACGTTCAGGGAGTCCACTCCGTGGGTCATGGGGATGCGGACCGTGTAGTCGCAGGCGGCGATGGTACCGTCGGACAGACCGTCCCCTTCGGTCCCCAGCACCACCGCCAGCTTCTCCGCCGCCATGAGCCGGGGGTCGTTCAGAAGCAGCGAGTCCTCCCGCAGGGCCATGGCCACCGTCTGGAAGCCCAGCCGCCGCAGCCGCTCCGGCCACGGAGCCTCCTCCGGCAGATACGTCCATGGAACGAGAAACACATTGCCCATACTGACACGGGAAGCCCGCCGGTACAGGGGATCGCTCCCAGCGGCGGTGAGCAGCACCGCATCCATCCCCAGCGCAGCGGCGCAGCGGAAGATAGCCCCGATGTTGGTGGGATTCATGACATTCTCCAGCACGGCGATGCGCCGGGCGTTGGCGCACACCTCCTCCACCGTGGGCAGGGCCGGGCGGCGCATGGCACACAGCATCCCACGGGTCAGATGGAAGCCCGTCAGCCGGGTCAGCACCTCCGGCGCAGCGGTGTAGACGGGGATGTCCTCCGGGCAGCGCTCCAGCAGGGGCAGGGCCTGAGACGTCAGGTGCCGTGGCTCCATGAGAAAGGACACCGGCACACAGCCGCTCTCCAGCGCCCGCCCGATGACCAGCGGGCTTTCTGCGATAAAGAGGGCGTTTGCGGGGTCTGCCCGGTTGACCAGCTGGTTTTCCGTCAGACGGGCGTAGACGTCCAGCTCCGGGGTGTCGAAATCGGTGATGGAGATGATGTGGGCCATGGCTGCCTCCTGCGTTTTTTCTCTATTGTAGCCGTCAAAGGCCGCTGCGTCAACGGGATATTGACTTTCCGCCGTCAAAACGGTATGATACATGCAGAATTTACAATACAGGGGAAGGTGCGATGGCAGAGAGGATCACCGCACGAAAGAGGCAGGCCATGGAGATGCGCCGTCGGATCCAGGAGACGGCGCTGGATCTGTTTGACCGGGAGGGCTTTGAAAACGTCTCCGTGGAGGAGATCGCACAGGCCGCCGGCTGCTCCGTGGGCAATATCTATCACTACTTCAAAAGCAAGGACGAACTGGCCATCCAGCTGACCCAGCACGTGGACGAGGCGTATCAGGTGCTGGAGCAGGCGTATCTGGCGGACACCGATCGCTCCGGCCGAGAGAAGCTGCTGGACTTCGTGGGCCGGTCGTTGGAGATCAGCGTGGGGGACGAGGTGTTGTACAAGGCCTTCATCCACGGGCTGCGCTACCCGGAGCAGGGCGTACTGAAGGGCAGCGAGAAGCGGGTATACTACCGCCTGCTGGGTGAGCTGGTGGATCTGTGCCGCCGGGAGGGCAGCATCCGGCAGGAGCTGATCACGGCGGAGGTGGTGGAGGAGCTGGTGACGCTGCACCGAGGGATGCTGTTTGAGTGGCGTATCTATGAGGGAGGTTTTCCACTGGCCCAGCGGGGCCGCCGCATGGCGGAGCATCTGCTGGAGGGGATGCGGGGATGAAAGACCTGACCATCCGCAGGCTGCGGCCATCGGACGCCGAAGCGCTGTATAGGATTCTGTCCGACCGGCAGGTGATGCGCTATCTGGAGCCGCCTTACGACCGCCTTCAAACGGAGCAGTTCCTCCGGGAGGCGGGGCTTGCGGAGCCGCCCCTTGTGTATGGCACGGAGGAGGACGGCCGTCTGCTGGGCTACGTCATCTACCACGCCTATGACCCGGACAGCATGGAGCTGGGCTGGGTGCTCTCCCCGGACTGCTGGGGGAAGGGCTATGCCTCCCGGCTGACGGACCGGCTGGTGGAACTGGCCCACCGAGCGGGAAAGACGGCGGTCATCGAGTGCGTCCCGGAGCAGACCGTCACCCGGTACATCGCTGAGAAAAAGGGCTTTGCCTATGTGGGCCGCACCGGCGGACTGGAGGTATACCGTCTGCCGCCCAACGAATAAAAATCCCAGAGAGGAGCCATCCGGCTCCTCTTTTCTGCGTTTCCACCAGCTTCCGGCGGAGAATTTTGTGGGCTTTGACGGGTTTTGGAAAATTCCCCGCCGGACATTGACAAACCGGCGGCAGACTGCCATAATAAAATCATTCATTAAGTAATTCGGTGAAAGACATCACCGGGAGAGGGGGAACGGATGAAGGTACTGGTCATCAATCCCGGCGCCACCTCCACCAAGGTGGCGGTGTTTGAGGAGGAACGGGAGCTGCTGAAGAAGAGCATCATCCACACGGCTCAGGAGCTGGAGGGCTTCGACCGGGTCATCGATCAGGCGGAGCTCCGTCAGCGGGCGGTGCTGGAGGCGGTGGCGGAGGGGGGCTTCCGCTTGGAGGATTTCGATGCCGTGTGCGGCCGTGGCGGCCTGTACCGCCCTATCCCCTCCGGCACCTACGCCGTCAGCGACCGGGTGATGCAGGATGTGGAGCAGGCCCCCTACGGCGAGCATCCCTCCAATCTGGGGGCATATCTGGCCCGGCGCATTGGTGATCTGGTCGGTATCCCGGCCTTTTTCGTGGACCCGGTGTGCGTGGACGAGATGACGGAGGTGGCCCATGTTTCCGGCTTTGCGGAGTTCCGGCGGCTGAGCCAGTTCCACGCCCTGAACCAGAAGTCCGTGGGCCGCAAGGCGGCCCGCCAGCTGGGCAAGTCCTACGAGGAGGCTCGGCTCATCGTCTGCCATTTGGGCGGTGGCGTGTCCGTGGCGGCCCATGACCATGGCCGTGTGGTGGACGTGTTCAACGTCAAGGATGAGGGGGCCATGGGCATGGACCGTGGCGGCGGCCTGCCGGTGAATCAGCTCATCGACTACTGTTATGCCGGGCGCAGCCGGGAGGAGGTCAAGCGGACGCTGGGCCGCCGCTCCGGGATGCTGTCCTATGTGGGTACCACGGACTTCCGGGAGATCTGCGCCAGGGTGGTGTCCGGAGACGAGCGGTTCACGGCGGCCTACCGGGCGCTGGTGTACCAGCTGGCCAAGGACATCGGCGCCATGGCGGCGCTGCTGCATTTCGAGGTGGATGCCATCGTCTACACCGGTGGCATGGCCTATGAGCAGTTTTTCTGTGACGATATCACCGCCTATGTGGGGCGGCTGGCCCCCGTCCTGCGGTTTCCCGGCGAGGAGGAGATGCGGGCGCTGGCGGAGGGCGCCCTGCGGGTGCTCCACGGTGAGGCGCAGGCGGAAACATATTAAATACATCCCGGCATAGTCATGTTGATACCAACCGGAACAGAAAGGTGAAAAATCATATGAAGCATCTCATGAGCGGCAACGAGGCCACGGCCAGAGGCGTGTATGAGGCAGGCATCAAGATATGCTCCGCCTATCCCGGCACCCCCAGTACAGAGATTTTAGAGAACCTGCCCCCCTATCAAAAAGACGTCTACTGCGAGTGGGCGCCCAACGAGAAGGTGGCGGTGGAGGTGGCCTACGGGGCCTCCATTGCCGGGTCCCGCTCCTTCTGCACCATGAAAATGGTGGGCCTGAACGTAGCGGCGGATCCCCTGTTCACCGCCGGCTATATGGGCGTAGGCGGCGGCTTCGTGGTGGTGACGGCGGACGATCCCAGCTGTCACTCCTCCCAGAATGAGCAGGACAACCGCCACTATGCACGGGCGGCCAAGATCGCCATGGTGGAGCCCAGCGACCCGCAGGAGTGCAAGGACTTTGTGGCCTTGGCCTGCCAGCTGTCGGAGGAGTTCGATACCCCGGTGCTGTACCGCACCACCACGCAGGTCTGCCACTCCAAGGGGCTGGTGCAGTGGGGGGAGCGCCGGGAGCATACGGCGCCGCCCTACCGGCGCAACGTCCGCAAGTTCGTCTGCACCCCCGCCCACGCTTACGCCAACCACCCGCTGGTGGAGGAGCGGCTGCGGCGGCTGGAGGAGTACGGCTGCACCCGTGCGCTGGAAAACGGTCTGAACAAGAGGGAGATGGGCGACGGCAAGGTGGGCGTCATCACGGCCTCCGTGGCCTATGAGTACGCCAAGGAGGTGTTCCCGGAGGGGACGTCCTTCCTGAAGCTGGGCCTGACCTTCCCCCTGCCCATGGATCTGATCCGGGACTTTGCCTCCCGTGTGGAAAAGCTCTATGTCATCGAGGAGCTGGAACCCTTTATGGAGGATCAGATCAAGGCCGCCGGCATCCCCTGTGTGGGCAAGGAACTGACGGGCCTTCTGTACGAGCTGAATACCCAGCTGCTGCGGGAGCGGGTGCTGGGAGAGAAAGCAGATTTCCGCAAGACCGATGTGACCCCGGCCAGCCGTCCTCCGGCCCTTTGCCCGGGATGTCCCCACCGTGGCTTCTTCTATACCCTGTCCAAGAACAAAAACTATGTCGTCACCGGCGACATCGGCTGCTATACGCTGGGCAGCGCCGCCCCGCTGAACTGCATGGATTCCGTGGTGTGCATGGGCGCAGGCTTCTCCGCCGGCATGGGTATTGCCAAGAGCTTTGAGCGGGAGGGCGTCACCGATAAGACCATCTTCGGCGTCATGGGCGACTCCACCTTCTTCCACAGCGGCATGACCGGCGCTGCGGAGATCATCTACAACAACGGCCGCATGATCCCCTGCGTGCTGGATAACCGCATCACCGGCATGACCGGCCATCAGGATAACCCCGGCACGGGCTATACCCTGCTGGGGGACGAGGCCCCCATGCTCAGCGTGGAGAAAATTTTCACGGCCATGGGCTTTGCCCCGGTGCTGACGGTGGACCCGCAGGACCTGACGGCTATGAAGGAGACGGTAGACCGGGCCGTGGCGGCGCTGGAGCGGGGCGAGCATCCCGCCATCGTCACCCGGAGGCCCTGCCTGCTCATCAAGCGGGATAGGTTCCAAAAGGGAATGTGCCATGTGGAGCCGGATAAGTGCCGCAGCTGCCGCAGCTGCCTGAAGGTGGGCTGCCCCGCCGTCTCCATGGAGGAGGGCAAGGCGGTCATCGACCGTACCCAGTGCGTGGGCTGCACCGTCTGCGCTCAGGTCTGCCCCTTCGGTGCCATCGTAAAGGAGGAAGTGTGATGTCTGGTGTGAAAAGTGCGCTGCTGGTGGGCGTGGGCGGTCAGGGGGCCATCCTGATCTCCAAGATCATGGCCAACGGCTTCATGCAGGCGGGCTTCGACGTGAAGCAGAGCGAGGTACACGGCATGGCCCAGCGGGGCGGCAGCGTCTCGACGCAGGTGCGCTGGGGCGACAAGGTGTACGGCCCCGTGTTCGGCAAGGGCGAGGCGGACATTCTGGTGGCGCTGGAGAAGATGGAAGCCGTACGCTATGCCGAGTTCTTGAAGCCCGGCGGCGTGGCGGTCATCAACGACTACGCCATCAAGTCCACCACCATTGCCTCCGGGGCGGAGACCTACCCGGAGGGCTGCGTGGAGGCCATGGCAAAGGTGTTCCGCACCATTGCCGTGCCGGCCAGCGACATGGCGCTGGGGCTGGGCAACCCCAAGTGCATGAACGTGGTGCTCTTCGGGGCTATGTGTGACAGTCTGGGCAGCCCCCAGATCGACTGGGAGCAGGTGGTGGCGGACACCGTGCCGGAGAAGGTGCGGGAGCTGAACCTCCGGGCCTTCCGGGCGGGCCGTCAGGCGGCGCAGCAGCGCTGAACAAACGGACCAACCACTCCGGGCAGGCGGCTCTGACCGAAGAAATCTTACCGGATCCGCACGATGGGATCGGTTGCCGAATGGTTTTTGGCAAAGAACTTTCTGGGCAAATAAGCTTTGCGGCAGCGGAATTTTACGCAAAAGATTTTTGGAAAGCAGGGCATCGGCATTTCTGCCGATGCCCTGCTTTTTCATGGCACTGTTTTTGGGTACTTCGGTTTTGCAGCACGGCATTTTGCCGATGCCATTTTTATTTCTATGGTTTTCTGACCGACGCCTACCTTTTTGCTTTTTTGATACTCTATTTCACACATCGCAGCTCTGCCGATCTCGTTTTGTGCCATGGCGGTTTTCAAGGCCCACCGGACATGGGACGCTTTCAAAGGTCGAGGTGGACGTCCGGTGGACATTTTTCCGGACGGATCTGTACGGCTGGACAGAGGGTAAAACGTCCTGTTTGGACACGCCGGACGGTGGGAGAAAGTACCCCTGCCGTAGCCGACGAAGGTGATGGGGGTTGACAAATTTTTCACAACACTATATAATATTTATTGCAACAAAAAGCCACATAATATGGCTTGCAAAACGAAAATAACTAATATTTTATATTACATAACAGGAGAGAGCTATGGATATTTTTCAGAAATGCTATGAGCCGTCTCTGGCGAAGGAATTGAAGGCGGCGGGGGTGTATCCCTATTTCCACGCCCTCCAGTCCCGGCAGGATGTGGAGGTGATGATGGAGGGTCGGCGCCGCATCATGCTGGGTTCCAACAACTATCTGGGTCTGACCACGGCCCCGGATGTGGTGGAGGCGGGCATCCATGCCCTGGAGCAGTACGGCACCGGGTGCAGCGGTTCCCGGTTCCTCAACGGCACCCTCCAGATGCATCTGGAGTTGGAGGAGGAATTGGGGAAGTTTCTGCGTAAGCCCGGCATCGTCACCTTCGGCACAGGGTTCCAGTCCAACGTGGGTATCATCAGCGCACTGGTGGGGCGGCACGACTATGTGATCTGCGACCGGGAGAACCACGCTTCCATCTACGCCGGGTGCCAGATGAGCTACGGCAAGATGCTGCGCTACCGCCACAGCGATATGGCGGATCTGGAGAAGCAGCTGCAGCGGGTGCCGGAGCAGAACGGCGCCCTCATCGTCACCGACGGCGTATTCTCCATGGGCGGCGACATCGCCAAGCTGCCGGAAATTTGTGCGCTGGCCAAGCAGTACGGCGCACGGGTCATGGTGGACGATGCCCACGGACTGGGCGTGCTGGGCGAGGGCGGCCGAGGCACCGCCAGCTACTTCGGGCTGGAGGATCAGGTGGATGTGTACATGGGTACCTTCTCCAAGTCGCTGGCATCGCTGGGCGGCTACATGGCGGCCTCGGAGGAGGTGGCGGAGTATGTGCGCCACGCCTCCCGGCCATTCATCTTCTCGGCGTCCATCCCGCCGGCCAACTGCGCCACGGCACTGGCGGCCCTGCGACATCTGGAGCAGCACCCGGAGCTGGTGGACCGGCTGCGGAGCCTGAGCCTGTACGCCCGGAAGGGCATGACGGACCGGGGAATGAAGATCCGGGAGTCGGCCCTGAACGCCCCCACGCCCATCATCCCCATCTACACCTACGAGACGTATCACACGCTGGAGGTGGCCAAGGAGATCTACGACCGGGGCGTGTACGTCAACCCCACCCTGCCCCCGGCTACGCCGGAGGGAGAGGCCCTGCTGCGGACCAGCTACATGGCCACCCACACGGAGGCCCTGCTGGATGAGGCCATGGACATTATGGCGGAGGTGCTGG
The genomic region above belongs to Vescimonas coprocola and contains:
- the iorA gene encoding indolepyruvate ferredoxin oxidoreductase subunit alpha; translated protein: MKHLMSGNEATARGVYEAGIKICSAYPGTPSTEILENLPPYQKDVYCEWAPNEKVAVEVAYGASIAGSRSFCTMKMVGLNVAADPLFTAGYMGVGGGFVVVTADDPSCHSSQNEQDNRHYARAAKIAMVEPSDPQECKDFVALACQLSEEFDTPVLYRTTTQVCHSKGLVQWGERREHTAPPYRRNVRKFVCTPAHAYANHPLVEERLRRLEEYGCTRALENGLNKREMGDGKVGVITASVAYEYAKEVFPEGTSFLKLGLTFPLPMDLIRDFASRVEKLYVIEELEPFMEDQIKAAGIPCVGKELTGLLYELNTQLLRERVLGEKADFRKTDVTPASRPPALCPGCPHRGFFYTLSKNKNYVVTGDIGCYTLGSAAPLNCMDSVVCMGAGFSAGMGIAKSFEREGVTDKTIFGVMGDSTFFHSGMTGAAEIIYNNGRMIPCVLDNRITGMTGHQDNPGTGYTLLGDEAPMLSVEKIFTAMGFAPVLTVDPQDLTAMKETVDRAVAALERGEHPAIVTRRPCLLIKRDRFQKGMCHVEPDKCRSCRSCLKVGCPAVSMEEGKAVIDRTQCVGCTVCAQVCPFGAIVKEEV
- a CDS encoding indolepyruvate oxidoreductase subunit beta, with protein sequence MSGVKSALLVGVGGQGAILISKIMANGFMQAGFDVKQSEVHGMAQRGGSVSTQVRWGDKVYGPVFGKGEADILVALEKMEAVRYAEFLKPGGVAVINDYAIKSTTIASGAETYPEGCVEAMAKVFRTIAVPASDMALGLGNPKCMNVVLFGAMCDSLGSPQIDWEQVVADTVPEKVRELNLRAFRAGRQAAQQR
- a CDS encoding TrmH family RNA methyltransferase — translated: MAHIISITDFDTPELDVYARLTENQLVNRADPANALFIAESPLVIGRALESGCVPVSFLMEPRHLTSQALPLLERCPEDIPVYTAAPEVLTRLTGFHLTRGMLCAMRRPALPTVEEVCANARRIAVLENVMNPTNIGAIFRCAAALGMDAVLLTAAGSDPLYRRASRVSMGNVFLVPWTYLPEEAPWPERLRRLGFQTVAMALREDSLLLNDPRLMAAEKLAVVLGTEGDGLSDGTIAACDYTVRIPMTHGVDSLNVAAASAVAFYQLGLMSGGAPT
- a CDS encoding cell division protein FtsQ/DivIB, which gives rise to MARRSRRNRRRRRGRFAFLYRLLCFVLICAAIVGALVLFFKVDTISVSGNDRYSRETILAASGVSEGDNLFLLNKYDAAARITEALPYVESVRLSRKLPGTLCIDIVECSDPAGIQQDGHCWLISPEGKLVDSPAEAPNGCPMVVGLSLTDPQVGSLAAVPEEQSGDLARLLELLRQLRSKGMTAQIGEIRFEESGIVLRYQDRLDVYLDREDDFAYRLRYLAAVLEKLEENETGTIRWDAEGSARFIPG
- the ftsZ gene encoding cell division protein FtsZ yields the protein MAFGFETGPENVVSIKVVGVGGGGNNVVNRMVRSGVKGVDFIAVNTDKQALNTSSAGYKLQIGEKLTHGQGAGANPEVGQKAAEESRTQLSKALEDTDMVFITAGMGGGTGTGAAPVVAEIAREQGVLTVGVVTKPFGFEGQKRMRAAEAGIEQLRGKVDSLVIIPNERLKYATDQKITFRNAFEIADDVLRQAVQSISDLIRDTGFINLDFADVTAVMKDAGLAHMGVGRAAGKGKAEEAARMAISSPLLETSINGAKGVLINVTGSMDIGLEEVEQAATLVQQAVHPDALTIFGATFDEELDDEIRVTVIATGFESNDQQEAPAAPAAADTQQPTQDDAAAPAAAPQPLDEAEGEKAEESDVDRSFDEILKIFSRGDKF
- the murA gene encoding UDP-N-acetylglucosamine 1-carboxyvinyltransferase, whose protein sequence is MSAIIIRGGRPLSGSLTVQGAKNSVLPILAATLLSGEVCRIRHCPRLRDVETAMEILRHLGCRADWQGRDLLVDAADLTRWDVPDHLMSRMRSSVVFLGAILARCGQAEMTYPGGCELGARPIDLHLAALRSMGAAIQETGGRLACRRERLTGTEIVLSLPSVGATENAMLAACGAEGTTVIANAAREPEIVDLQTFLQKMGAHVQGAGSSTVVVEGGAPLHGCVHTVVADRIVAATYLAAAAGTGGDIRLEGVDYRHLSAVATMLRQAGCRLTCGETSIRLQAPRRLQSAGPIRTAPYPGFPTDAQAVLMASLLRSEGATVFVENIFDSRYRHVPEMVRMGADIRLEGRVAVVCGVDRLHGAAVRAKELRGGASLVLAALQAEGETAVTGVEHIQRGYEDLTGELAQLGADIRQEER
- a CDS encoding TetR/AcrR family transcriptional regulator, with product MAERITARKRQAMEMRRRIQETALDLFDREGFENVSVEEIAQAAGCSVGNIYHYFKSKDELAIQLTQHVDEAYQVLEQAYLADTDRSGREKLLDFVGRSLEISVGDEVLYKAFIHGLRYPEQGVLKGSEKRVYYRLLGELVDLCRREGSIRQELITAEVVEELVTLHRGMLFEWRIYEGGFPLAQRGRRMAEHLLEGMRG
- a CDS encoding aminotransferase class I/II-fold pyridoxal phosphate-dependent enzyme — encoded protein: MDIFQKCYEPSLAKELKAAGVYPYFHALQSRQDVEVMMEGRRRIMLGSNNYLGLTTAPDVVEAGIHALEQYGTGCSGSRFLNGTLQMHLELEEELGKFLRKPGIVTFGTGFQSNVGIISALVGRHDYVICDRENHASIYAGCQMSYGKMLRYRHSDMADLEKQLQRVPEQNGALIVTDGVFSMGGDIAKLPEICALAKQYGARVMVDDAHGLGVLGEGGRGTASYFGLEDQVDVYMGTFSKSLASLGGYMAASEEVAEYVRHASRPFIFSASIPPANCATALAALRHLEQHPELVDRLRSLSLYARKGMTDRGMKIRESALNAPTPIIPIYTYETYHTLEVAKEIYDRGVYVNPTLPPATPEGEALLRTSYMATHTEALLDEAMDIMAEVLVKHE
- the buk gene encoding butyrate kinase, with amino-acid sequence MKVLVINPGATSTKVAVFEEERELLKKSIIHTAQELEGFDRVIDQAELRQRAVLEAVAEGGFRLEDFDAVCGRGGLYRPIPSGTYAVSDRVMQDVEQAPYGEHPSNLGAYLARRIGDLVGIPAFFVDPVCVDEMTEVAHVSGFAEFRRLSQFHALNQKSVGRKAARQLGKSYEEARLIVCHLGGGVSVAAHDHGRVVDVFNVKDEGAMGMDRGGGLPVNQLIDYCYAGRSREEVKRTLGRRSGMLSYVGTTDFREICARVVSGDERFTAAYRALVYQLAKDIGAMAALLHFEVDAIVYTGGMAYEQFFCDDITAYVGRLAPVLRFPGEEEMRALAEGALRVLHGEAQAETY
- a CDS encoding GNAT family N-acetyltransferase, with the protein product MKDLTIRRLRPSDAEALYRILSDRQVMRYLEPPYDRLQTEQFLREAGLAEPPLVYGTEEDGRLLGYVIYHAYDPDSMELGWVLSPDCWGKGYASRLTDRLVELAHRAGKTAVIECVPEQTVTRYIAEKKGFAYVGRTGGLEVYRLPPNE